The following coding sequences lie in one Burkholderia cepacia genomic window:
- a CDS encoding EthD family reductase: MIKVSVMYPYAAGARFDHAYYRERHMPMVKQRLGAACLYYTVDKGIAGGAPGTDPVYVARCDFVCTSVEAFQAARDPHTQEIMADIAKYTDIQPVLQISEVVVERSEG, encoded by the coding sequence ATGATCAAAGTCAGTGTCATGTACCCGTACGCCGCAGGCGCGCGATTCGATCATGCTTACTACCGTGAGCGGCATATGCCAATGGTGAAACAGCGGCTCGGTGCTGCTTGTCTGTACTACACGGTGGACAAGGGCATCGCAGGCGGCGCGCCGGGCACTGATCCTGTTTACGTTGCCAGGTGCGACTTCGTCTGCACGTCCGTCGAAGCTTTCCAGGCAGCCCGCGATCCGCACACGCAGGAGATCATGGCCGACATAGCCAAGTACACGGATATACAACCCGTGCTCCAGATCAGTGAGGTGGTGGTGGAGCGTTCGGAAGGCTGA